The following coding sequences lie in one Zingiber officinale cultivar Zhangliang chromosome 2B, Zo_v1.1, whole genome shotgun sequence genomic window:
- the LOC122048972 gene encoding uncharacterized protein LOC122048972 — MGTRVLGVFRRQGEAWLHLPSLAGSLHAHSSSLAGSLRAHSSSLAGSLRAHSSSLAGSLRAHSSSLAGSLRAHSSSLAGSLHAHSSSLAGSLHAHSGSLACSLYTQSSPPPTLTGRPGADFA, encoded by the coding sequence ATGGGGACTCGCGTTTTGGGGGTTTTCCGCCGCCAGGGAGAAGCTTGGCTTCATCTCCcatccctcgccggcagcctccacgcgcacagcagctccctcgccggcagcctccgcgcgcacagcagctccctcgccggcagcctccgcgcgcacagcagctccctcgccggcagcctccgcgcgcacagcagctccctcgccggcagcctccgcgcgcacagcagctccctcgccggcagcctccacGCACACAGCAGCTCCCTCGCCGGTAGCCTTCACGCGCACAGCGGCTCCCTCGCTTGCAGCCTCTACACGCAGAGCAGCCCTCCTCCGACACTTACAGGCAGACCTGGTGCCGACTTTGCCTAG